The following coding sequences lie in one Rothia sp. SD9660Na genomic window:
- the rpe gene encoding ribulose-phosphate 3-epimerase codes for MTCLINPSILSADFSRLGEELTAISTADAAHIDVMDGHFVPNLTWGLPVVKRLKEVSPVPFDVHLMIEDADRWAPAYAEAGCESVTFHAEAAIAPIKLARTLRESGAKVGMALRPATGVEPYMDMLSELDMLLIMTVEPGFGGQAFLDVTLPKIKRAAAAIEGSGAEVILQVDGGITEETIVRAAEAGATCFVAGSSVYGTEDPKAAIAGLRRAAASAHHH; via the coding sequence ATGACCTGCTTAATTAACCCCTCTATTTTGAGCGCTGATTTCTCCCGACTGGGGGAGGAGCTCACCGCTATCTCGACCGCTGACGCCGCCCACATCGACGTGATGGACGGCCACTTCGTGCCCAACCTGACCTGGGGGCTGCCCGTGGTCAAGCGCCTCAAAGAGGTCTCACCCGTCCCCTTTGACGTGCACCTGATGATTGAGGATGCTGACCGTTGGGCCCCTGCCTACGCTGAAGCTGGGTGCGAGTCGGTGACCTTCCACGCTGAGGCCGCTATCGCTCCCATCAAACTGGCCCGTACCCTGCGGGAAAGCGGTGCTAAGGTGGGTATGGCCCTGCGCCCTGCCACCGGTGTTGAACCCTACATGGACATGCTCAGTGAGCTCGACATGCTGTTGATTATGACCGTTGAACCGGGCTTTGGCGGCCAGGCCTTCCTGGACGTCACCCTGCCCAAAATCAAGCGGGCAGCTGCCGCGATTGAGGGTTCCGGAGCCGAGGTGATTCTGCAGGTGGACGGCGGTATTACCGAAGAAACCATTGTACGCGCAGCAGAGGCAGGGGCTACCTGCTTTGTTGCCGGTTCCTCTGTCTATGGAACCGAAGACCCTAAAGCCGCTATTGCGGGCCTACGGCGGGCTGCTGCGTCCGCCCACCACCACTAG
- a CDS encoding transcription antitermination factor NusB: MSMNAGGRGSGGRSNSGKGRAGANRSGANRAGQGRSGARKRDDRTQQGQPGGTPNPRGSRGNRNPGGEPQAKQGGGGETRRNSKGHERNRKAVKDRAFSASAPSQRARTADRARAVAFEVLSAVALDDSYANLVLPKAIRSARLDARDAGFATELTYGTLRNQGTYDAILAHCVDRPVAKIGTKILLVLRLGVHQLLAMRVPDHAALNQTVALARAEIGTGPANFVNAVLRRVSERTPEDWYALIVDEAPDELTRLALEKSHPAWVVRSFRQALAAHGRNPGEVEALLDADNASPVVNLVALPGLGTLDEARAAGAEEGPLVEGSALYSAGDLARLESVREGVVRAQDAGSQLVARALADAPLEGSDNNWLDLCAGPGGKAALLGALGTQRGARLLANEAADHRAELVRRSLAPLPSASYSVIAGDGRQIERTVAAGTNLPESMPADVRFDRVMVDVPCSGLGALRRRPEARWRKSPRDIAELLPLQLDLFKAAASVTRPGGLIAYVTCSPHTAETQSIVHDILRKVDVTLLDSGAALRAVARKDEAGASALSGELDPAFTPEAPKGATLAEGATTAQLWPHIHGTDAMFFALFRKN, encoded by the coding sequence ATGAGCATGAATGCAGGCGGACGCGGTTCAGGCGGCCGATCTAACAGCGGTAAAGGCCGGGCTGGAGCTAACCGCTCCGGCGCTAACCGAGCTGGCCAGGGCAGAAGCGGGGCCCGAAAACGCGACGACCGTACCCAGCAGGGGCAGCCCGGGGGCACCCCTAACCCCCGCGGCTCCCGCGGCAACCGCAACCCCGGTGGTGAGCCCCAGGCCAAGCAAGGTGGTGGGGGAGAGACCCGCCGCAACTCCAAGGGGCACGAGCGCAACCGTAAGGCGGTGAAGGACCGGGCGTTTTCGGCGTCCGCTCCCTCCCAGCGTGCCCGCACAGCAGATAGGGCCCGTGCAGTCGCCTTCGAGGTGCTAAGCGCTGTTGCCCTGGACGACTCCTACGCTAACCTGGTGCTGCCCAAGGCGATTCGCTCTGCCCGGCTGGATGCCCGGGACGCTGGCTTTGCCACCGAGCTGACCTACGGCACCCTGCGCAACCAGGGTACCTACGACGCGATTCTGGCTCACTGCGTTGACCGCCCTGTGGCGAAAATCGGCACCAAGATCCTGCTGGTGTTGCGTCTGGGCGTACACCAGCTGCTGGCCATGCGCGTGCCCGATCATGCCGCCCTCAACCAGACAGTTGCCCTGGCCCGGGCTGAGATCGGCACCGGCCCGGCTAACTTTGTCAACGCCGTGCTGCGCCGGGTCTCTGAGCGCACCCCGGAAGACTGGTACGCCCTGATTGTCGATGAGGCTCCCGATGAGCTGACCCGGCTGGCGCTGGAAAAGTCCCACCCGGCCTGGGTGGTGCGGTCCTTCCGTCAGGCTCTGGCGGCCCACGGCCGTAACCCTGGTGAGGTTGAGGCCCTATTGGATGCCGATAACGCCTCACCCGTGGTCAACCTGGTGGCTCTGCCGGGCCTGGGAACTCTTGACGAAGCCCGCGCCGCCGGTGCCGAGGAGGGCCCCCTGGTCGAGGGTTCCGCCCTCTACTCGGCAGGCGATTTGGCCCGCCTTGAATCGGTGCGGGAGGGAGTTGTACGTGCCCAGGACGCCGGCTCCCAGCTGGTTGCCCGCGCCCTGGCTGATGCCCCGCTTGAGGGCAGCGACAACAACTGGCTTGACCTCTGCGCCGGGCCCGGCGGTAAGGCCGCCCTGCTCGGTGCCCTGGGCACCCAGCGCGGTGCCCGCCTGCTGGCGAATGAAGCCGCCGACCACCGAGCTGAGCTGGTGCGTCGATCCCTGGCCCCGCTGCCGTCTGCCTCCTACTCGGTGATAGCCGGTGACGGCCGCCAGATTGAGCGCACCGTCGCTGCGGGTACCAACCTGCCCGAGAGTATGCCTGCCGATGTGCGCTTTGACCGTGTGATGGTCGATGTGCCCTGCTCCGGCCTGGGCGCCCTGCGCCGCCGCCCCGAAGCCCGCTGGCGCAAGAGCCCCCGCGATATCGCCGAGCTGCTGCCTCTGCAGCTCGACCTGTTTAAGGCAGCTGCCTCGGTGACCCGCCCCGGCGGTCTCATCGCCTACGTGACCTGCTCACCCCACACCGCTGAAACCCAGAGCATCGTGCACGACATTCTGCGCAAGGTCGATGTGACCCTGCTGGACTCCGGTGCCGCACTCCGGGCCGTTGCCCGCAAGGACGAGGCGGGGGCGTCCGCTCTATCTGGTGAACTGGACCCGGCCTTTACCCCGGAGGCCCCCAAGGGCGCAACCCTAGCTGAGGGAGCGACGACCGCCCAGCTCTGGCCGCACATCCACGGCACTGACGCCATGTTCTTCGCCCTCTTCCGCAAGAACTAG
- the def gene encoding peptide deformylase: MTILPIRTVGDPVLRTECDDITVFDADLEKLVADMLETMYDVEGVGLAGPQVGISKRIFTFGNIDGREGHIINPVLEVGDEPQEGGEGCLSVPGLSAATPRKNWARVTGVNCKGEPVVYEGEGLFARMLQHETDHLYGTMFIDRVEGEDKKNIWRKIRQADYNQVAAAVQGERAAKTSSGFGALGGSFGAASPTGGAQQPAGKKPGAFGI, from the coding sequence ATGACTATTCTGCCCATTCGCACCGTAGGCGACCCCGTGCTACGCACCGAGTGCGACGATATCACCGTATTTGACGCAGACCTGGAAAAACTAGTGGCCGACATGCTTGAAACCATGTACGACGTTGAGGGCGTAGGTCTAGCTGGGCCCCAGGTGGGTATCTCTAAGCGCATCTTCACCTTCGGCAATATTGACGGCCGCGAGGGGCACATCATCAACCCCGTACTTGAGGTGGGGGACGAACCCCAGGAGGGCGGCGAGGGCTGCCTGTCGGTACCGGGTCTGTCGGCTGCCACCCCGCGCAAGAACTGGGCGCGCGTGACCGGCGTGAACTGCAAGGGTGAGCCGGTGGTCTACGAGGGTGAGGGGCTCTTTGCCCGCATGCTCCAGCACGAAACCGACCACCTCTACGGCACCATGTTCATCGACCGGGTCGAGGGCGAAGACAAGAAAAATATCTGGCGCAAGATCCGCCAGGCCGACTACAACCAGGTAGCCGCTGCTGTTCAGGGTGAACGCGCTGCCAAGACGTCATCGGGTTTCGGTGCCCTGGGCGGTTCCTTCGGCGCGGCTAGCCCGACCGGCGGGGCCCAGCAGCCTGCCGGTAAGAAGCCCGGCGCTTTTGGCATCTAA
- a CDS encoding CapA family protein: MYRRLLVFLSLSALALAGCSSQQTGSQTTESSGADAAVQQSEQGQVASGEAGQTSESGALTTSAAGGACGEADCVSLLFTGDFLMHNMLWGQAEADAAAAGSSGLDFRPLISEQKPYLDRADLAVCQMETVVATEEGPFFGYPNFSVPPQILTAAADTGWDVCMTASNHSFDQGTEGLERTYRAVEAAGMGVTGTSLTEEEAEQPDIFTTANGAKVAVITGTYGLNGYVPEHSWQVDMLDPQAMIAKAARARAEGANLVIANMHAGDEYVHEPSAQQVEVAHALVDSGQFNLIVGQHAHAVQPIEYYKDTWIVYGMGNNLTELSPSYVANNEGIMVNPIFERGEDGTWQVRDLRWVSSTMVDSPSYRYCITSPSRPASDCVDEDYAQQSNARVQQIVESMGAAEAGARQWS, from the coding sequence GTGTATCGTCGCCTTCTAGTCTTCCTCTCCCTAAGCGCCCTGGCCCTGGCAGGCTGTAGCTCGCAGCAGACCGGCTCGCAGACTACGGAAAGTAGCGGGGCGGACGCCGCCGTCCAGCAGAGCGAGCAGGGGCAGGTAGCCTCCGGGGAAGCAGGGCAGACCAGCGAATCTGGTGCCCTGACCACGTCAGCCGCCGGGGGAGCCTGCGGCGAGGCAGACTGCGTCTCCCTGCTCTTCACCGGTGATTTTCTCATGCACAACATGCTCTGGGGTCAGGCTGAAGCCGATGCGGCAGCAGCAGGTAGCTCGGGCCTGGATTTTAGACCCCTCATCAGCGAGCAGAAGCCCTACCTGGACCGCGCAGATTTGGCGGTCTGCCAGATGGAAACAGTGGTTGCCACCGAAGAGGGCCCCTTTTTTGGCTACCCCAACTTTAGTGTGCCGCCCCAGATTCTGACGGCCGCAGCGGACACCGGGTGGGACGTCTGCATGACGGCCTCTAACCATTCGTTCGACCAGGGTACTGAGGGCCTAGAGCGAACTTATCGTGCGGTTGAGGCGGCCGGTATGGGCGTTACCGGCACCTCGCTGACCGAAGAAGAAGCTGAACAGCCCGATATCTTCACCACTGCCAACGGTGCGAAGGTCGCCGTGATTACCGGCACCTACGGGCTTAATGGATATGTGCCTGAACACTCCTGGCAAGTTGATATGCTCGACCCCCAAGCCATGATAGCTAAGGCAGCCCGAGCCCGGGCGGAAGGGGCTAACCTAGTCATTGCCAATATGCACGCCGGTGATGAGTATGTGCATGAACCCTCAGCCCAGCAGGTAGAGGTAGCGCATGCCCTCGTTGATTCAGGGCAGTTCAACCTGATTGTCGGCCAGCATGCCCACGCCGTGCAGCCCATCGAATACTACAAGGACACCTGGATTGTCTACGGTATGGGGAATAACCTCACCGAGCTTTCACCCTCCTACGTTGCCAACAACGAGGGAATTATGGTCAACCCCATCTTTGAGCGAGGGGAGGACGGCACCTGGCAGGTGCGCGACCTGCGCTGGGTCTCTAGCACCATGGTCGACTCCCCGTCCTATCGCTACTGCATCACCTCACCCAGTCGTCCTGCCTCCGACTGTGTCGATGAAGATTACGCCCAGCAGTCCAATGCCCGCGTCCAGCAGATTGTTGAGTCTATGGGGGCTGCTGAAGCCGGTGCCCGCCAGTGGAGCTAG
- the fmt gene encoding methionyl-tRNA formyltransferase — protein sequence MKVLYAGTPEVAIAPLNGLLEAGYEVVGVLTREDAPVGRKRVLTPSPVAARAQELGLPIIKANRWSDEVADAVAQLGADVAAVVAFGVLLPQSALDLLPQGWINLHFSQLPAWRGAAPVQRALMAGETEIFSNTFRIDAGLDTGPVFRSESATVGELDTAGDILNRLATTGGSLLAATFDDIAAGATGTPQTGDATHAAKLTIADGKVDFTRPSAEIIAQVRGVIPEPGAWAELDGARFKLGMVRALDLAPTGNPGTLFWAGKKVAVTCADGALELTQVQPAGKKMMNAADWARGQGTALAEGKVVLV from the coding sequence ATGAAGGTTCTCTACGCCGGTACCCCGGAGGTTGCCATCGCGCCCTTGAACGGCCTGCTGGAGGCAGGCTACGAGGTGGTGGGGGTTCTCACCCGCGAGGACGCCCCCGTGGGCCGCAAGCGGGTGCTCACCCCTTCGCCGGTGGCAGCCCGCGCCCAGGAGCTGGGCCTGCCCATCATTAAGGCCAACCGCTGGTCTGATGAGGTTGCGGACGCCGTCGCCCAGCTGGGTGCCGATGTTGCGGCGGTGGTGGCCTTCGGCGTCCTGCTGCCGCAAAGCGCTCTCGACCTGCTGCCCCAGGGCTGGATTAACCTGCACTTTTCCCAGCTGCCGGCCTGGCGCGGGGCCGCCCCCGTGCAGCGGGCCCTGATGGCGGGGGAAACCGAGATTTTCTCCAACACCTTCCGCATTGATGCCGGTCTCGATACCGGCCCGGTTTTCCGCTCTGAATCAGCCACGGTAGGGGAGCTCGATACCGCCGGGGATATACTGAACCGTCTGGCCACAACCGGTGGTTCCCTGCTGGCTGCGACCTTTGACGATATCGCTGCCGGCGCTACCGGTACCCCGCAGACCGGCGACGCCACCCACGCAGCCAAGCTCACCATCGCCGACGGGAAAGTGGACTTTACCCGCCCGTCCGCTGAGATTATCGCTCAGGTGCGCGGGGTCATCCCTGAACCCGGTGCCTGGGCTGAACTCGATGGCGCTCGCTTCAAGCTCGGAATGGTGCGGGCACTTGACCTAGCTCCGACCGGTAATCCCGGAACCCTCTTCTGGGCCGGTAAAAAGGTGGCCGTCACCTGTGCTGATGGGGCTCTTGAACTGACCCAGGTGCAGCCTGCTGGTAAGAAAATGATGAACGCCGCCGATTGGGCGCGCGGTCAGGGCACCGCCCTGGCAGAAGGGAAAGTGGTGCTGGTATGA
- a CDS encoding cytochrome, with protein sequence MTTPMLASATDHGRMYARTVGGELLVPSITTVIGQQANDLSGWHGYMAAKAALEDQRSYRATSSAGLKFAVIRDAAAASERYRDAAAARGDRVHNYAEQVALRAMGLPHEVEGYRENLIAHGEQAYADRFDEWWDLYRPKPLATEVTIWNETVGYAGTLDLVAEIAGHTCIIDYKTKGTDRKGRVKPLDDKVVMQLVAGVKAEEALVDAEHGSWEPWQHGGASILMGVALGETQVVPQQANPRVLERNWYKFCALKRVWDLNRDLSETPEDSLMPVVPPPAATGTDLPDAAAS encoded by the coding sequence GTGACCACACCCATGCTAGCGTCAGCAACCGACCACGGTCGCATGTACGCGCGCACGGTCGGCGGGGAGCTACTGGTTCCCTCGATTACCACGGTGATTGGGCAGCAGGCTAACGACCTCTCGGGTTGGCACGGCTATATGGCGGCCAAGGCCGCCCTGGAAGACCAGCGGTCTTACCGGGCCACCAGCTCAGCCGGGCTCAAGTTCGCGGTGATTCGGGACGCCGCAGCCGCCTCGGAACGCTACCGCGACGCAGCGGCGGCGCGGGGGGATCGTGTGCACAACTATGCAGAGCAGGTTGCCCTGCGCGCTATGGGGCTGCCCCACGAAGTGGAGGGCTACCGGGAGAACCTCATTGCCCACGGCGAGCAGGCCTATGCCGACCGCTTCGATGAGTGGTGGGACCTTTACCGGCCCAAGCCCCTGGCTACCGAAGTCACCATCTGGAACGAGACGGTTGGCTACGCGGGCACCCTCGACCTGGTGGCCGAGATAGCCGGGCATACCTGCATTATTGACTACAAGACCAAGGGGACCGACCGGAAGGGGCGGGTCAAACCCCTGGACGATAAAGTGGTCATGCAGCTGGTCGCCGGTGTCAAAGCAGAAGAAGCGCTGGTTGACGCTGAACACGGCAGCTGGGAACCCTGGCAACACGGGGGAGCGAGCATCCTCATGGGCGTTGCCCTGGGCGAAACCCAGGTGGTACCCCAGCAGGCCAACCCCCGGGTACTAGAACGTAACTGGTACAAGTTCTGCGCCCTCAAACGGGTCTGGGACCTCAACCGCGACCTCTCCGAAACCCCCGAAGACTCCCTCATGCCGGTAGTTCCGCCCCCGGCAGCTACCGGAACAGACCTACCCGACGCAGCGGCGTCCTAA
- a CDS encoding GNAT family N-acetyltransferase, with translation MHPQLLTERFTLRPLREADAAAMAQACQDPDIIRFCLSVPLNYTEETARDFVAYTHQASESGHELVWGIDASGVFAGVVSLFNITGSSAEVGYWLAPGSRGQGFLTEALGMMVGFALDPQGLGLDRLSWKALADNDASERVARRVGFTDFRTLVKSEPGRPLEDGSTPLLDMRAAELTRDRWAELGFPG, from the coding sequence ATGCACCCCCAGCTTCTCACCGAACGTTTCACCCTGCGCCCCTTGCGTGAGGCCGATGCAGCGGCGATGGCTCAGGCTTGCCAGGACCCGGACATTATTCGTTTTTGCCTATCCGTACCCCTGAACTATACGGAAGAGACTGCCCGCGATTTCGTTGCCTACACCCATCAGGCAAGCGAGAGCGGGCATGAGCTGGTCTGGGGCATCGACGCGAGCGGGGTTTTCGCCGGTGTGGTGAGTCTCTTTAACATCACAGGATCTTCTGCGGAGGTCGGCTACTGGTTAGCGCCGGGTAGTCGCGGTCAGGGCTTTCTGACCGAGGCCCTAGGCATGATGGTGGGCTTTGCCCTGGACCCCCAGGGGCTGGGCCTCGACAGGCTGAGCTGGAAGGCGCTTGCTGATAACGATGCCTCTGAGCGGGTGGCTCGCCGGGTTGGGTTTACCGATTTCCGTACGTTGGTGAAAAGCGAGCCGGGCCGCCCGCTTGAGGACGGCTCCACTCCCCTGCTTGATATGCGCGCCGCTGAGCTGACGCGCGACCGCTGGGCCGAGTTGGGCTTCCCCGGCTAG
- a CDS encoding ABC-F family ATP-binding cassette domain-containing protein codes for MRNNKRHSEEPQTLGFVTHQSGTSATAHIKAENISATRGGKLLFSDLNLTISAHTKMAVVGENGTGKSTLLKILSGLENPDLGEVASQGTIAFVGQDMALVDHQTVGELIKLSTQHAHAALADLDRASELLALGHEGAEAAYAQALEKASALEAWDVDRKIDQALHGLKACADRSRNLSTLSVGQRYRVRLAVLLGAGADVLLLDEPTNHLDRESIEFLTQSLQELKGGFAVVSHDRQLLVDVAQTFCDLDPSLQGVPQVYSGGYKGWQKGKRKDRIAWEKTYQDHINRTEELKQAVEEAGARLHTGWRPPKGTGKHQRATRAASHVKAFKQRLNELESYRIEVPEPPSILQYPEVRIEKEKLLLEANDIAYLGRSAHGVSLSLRTGQKIVVTGGNGAGKSTLISMLAGELAPTSGSVTVAPEVKIALLSQEVPQWNPELTPEDVYRQTLIQTGTYAEYSDTPTLESLGLLATEARTTRVGQLSAGQQRRLHLAVTIAQRPHVLLLDEPTNHLSMTLLDQLIPHLRGTQSSVVVATHDRYLLSKVNDWQEVHLQ; via the coding sequence ATGCGAAACAACAAACGTCACTCCGAAGAACCTCAAACATTAGGCTTTGTTACTCACCAGAGCGGAACATCCGCCACTGCACACATCAAGGCAGAAAACATCTCCGCCACTAGAGGCGGAAAATTACTGTTCTCAGATTTAAACCTGACAATATCGGCACATACCAAGATGGCGGTCGTTGGAGAGAACGGTACAGGGAAAAGCACCCTGCTCAAAATACTGTCAGGCCTAGAAAACCCCGACCTGGGTGAAGTGGCATCTCAGGGGACAATCGCTTTTGTTGGGCAGGATATGGCATTGGTCGACCATCAAACTGTAGGCGAGCTTATCAAACTATCCACTCAGCATGCACACGCAGCACTTGCAGACCTCGACAGAGCATCAGAATTACTCGCGCTTGGACATGAGGGTGCAGAGGCTGCCTACGCTCAAGCGCTAGAAAAAGCTAGTGCACTGGAAGCATGGGATGTTGACAGAAAAATCGATCAAGCGCTCCACGGACTAAAAGCGTGTGCAGACCGATCCCGAAACCTTAGCACCCTGTCGGTGGGCCAGAGGTACAGGGTGAGGCTTGCTGTGCTTCTCGGCGCAGGGGCAGATGTACTTCTACTCGATGAGCCAACCAATCATTTAGATAGAGAGTCGATTGAATTCCTGACTCAGTCCCTGCAGGAGCTAAAGGGTGGATTTGCGGTAGTCAGCCATGACCGGCAACTCCTGGTTGACGTTGCGCAGACTTTCTGCGATCTTGACCCGTCATTACAAGGGGTGCCCCAGGTCTACTCTGGTGGCTACAAAGGGTGGCAGAAGGGAAAACGAAAAGACCGTATTGCGTGGGAGAAAACCTATCAAGACCATATCAACCGCACAGAAGAACTGAAACAGGCGGTTGAAGAGGCAGGGGCTAGGTTGCACACAGGGTGGCGGCCGCCCAAGGGGACGGGAAAGCATCAGCGAGCTACGCGAGCTGCTAGCCATGTCAAAGCGTTCAAGCAACGTCTCAACGAGCTGGAAAGCTATCGCATTGAAGTTCCTGAGCCCCCGAGTATTCTGCAGTACCCAGAGGTGCGAATTGAGAAAGAAAAGCTACTGCTTGAAGCTAACGATATCGCATACCTGGGGCGCAGTGCCCATGGCGTTAGCTTATCGCTAAGGACCGGGCAAAAAATCGTGGTGACCGGTGGAAACGGGGCCGGTAAATCAACCTTGATTTCCATGCTGGCAGGGGAGTTGGCCCCCACAAGCGGCAGTGTGACCGTAGCTCCTGAGGTGAAGATAGCCCTATTGTCGCAAGAGGTGCCCCAGTGGAACCCAGAGCTAACCCCAGAAGATGTGTATCGGCAGACCCTCATTCAAACAGGTACCTACGCGGAGTATTCGGACACACCGACTCTAGAAAGCCTGGGTTTACTGGCCACCGAAGCGCGTACCACCCGTGTTGGGCAGCTTTCCGCTGGCCAGCAAAGGAGACTCCACCTGGCAGTCACTATAGCTCAACGTCCTCACGTCCTGCTGCTCGATGAGCCGACCAACCACCTATCAATGACCCTGCTCGACCAACTTATACCCCATCTCAGGGGAACCCAGTCGAGTGTTGTTGTCGCAACTCATGACCGGTACCTTCTTTCCAAGGTAAATGACTGGCAAGAAGTGCACCTGCAATAG
- a CDS encoding Na+/H+ antiporter NhaC family protein: MNSVLLAVLVMLALSAARVHVVLALFIGALVGGLLGGLGLDGTMVAYQEGLSGGAMLALSYALLGAFAMAVSSSGLPQLIANGIIAKVGSDSSETNRHIEFTVKWMLLAGILAMSVMSQNLIPVHIAFIPLIIPPLLAVFNRLKLDRRLIACVLTFGLVTTYMYVPVGFGAIFLNDILLGNIELAGMDTSGINVMAAMAIPALGMVIGLLFAIFVSYRKPRAYQTVDLAPTETATTEVKKFKVIVAVVAIIATFLVQVVMQALGTEANSLLVGALVGLTIFMVTGAVKWKEADDVFTAGMRMMALIGFIMISAQGFAAVMDATGDVAPLVTTVADLFAGNKATAAIAMLVVGLIVTMGIGSSFSTLPIITTIYVPLCLALGFSPLATVAIIGTAGALGDAGSPASDSTLGPTAGLNADGQHDHIRDSVIPTFLHFNIPLLIAGWVAAMVL; the protein is encoded by the coding sequence ATGAACTCGGTTCTGCTTGCGGTTCTGGTCATGCTCGCCCTCTCCGCAGCACGCGTACACGTCGTCCTCGCACTCTTCATCGGAGCTCTCGTGGGTGGCCTTCTCGGCGGGCTCGGACTGGACGGAACCATGGTCGCCTACCAGGAAGGCCTCTCCGGCGGCGCCATGCTGGCCCTCTCCTACGCCCTACTCGGTGCCTTCGCCATGGCGGTATCCAGCTCGGGCCTGCCCCAGCTCATCGCCAACGGCATCATTGCCAAGGTCGGCTCAGACAGCTCAGAGACCAACCGGCACATCGAATTCACCGTCAAGTGGATGCTGCTGGCCGGTATTCTAGCCATGTCAGTGATGTCGCAGAACCTCATCCCCGTTCATATCGCCTTCATTCCGCTGATTATCCCGCCCCTGCTGGCCGTCTTTAACCGCCTAAAGCTAGACCGCAGACTCATTGCCTGTGTGCTCACCTTCGGTTTGGTCACCACTTACATGTATGTGCCTGTCGGCTTTGGCGCGATCTTCCTGAACGATATTCTGCTGGGCAACATTGAACTGGCTGGCATGGATACCAGCGGTATCAACGTCATGGCCGCCATGGCTATCCCCGCCCTGGGTATGGTCATCGGCCTGCTCTTTGCCATCTTTGTTAGCTACCGTAAGCCCCGCGCCTACCAGACTGTCGATCTAGCTCCCACAGAGACAGCTACCACCGAGGTCAAGAAGTTCAAGGTCATCGTTGCGGTTGTTGCTATTATCGCCACCTTCCTGGTTCAGGTAGTCATGCAGGCTTTGGGCACCGAAGCTAACTCGCTGCTGGTCGGTGCCCTGGTCGGTCTGACCATCTTCATGGTCACCGGTGCGGTTAAGTGGAAGGAGGCCGACGACGTTTTTACCGCCGGTATGCGCATGATGGCCCTGATTGGCTTCATTATGATTTCAGCCCAGGGTTTCGCTGCCGTCATGGACGCCACCGGCGATGTCGCCCCCCTGGTTACTACCGTGGCTGACCTTTTTGCTGGCAACAAGGCGACTGCCGCTATAGCGATGCTGGTGGTGGGTCTGATTGTCACCATGGGCATTGGCTCGTCCTTCTCCACCCTGCCCATCATCACCACCATCTATGTGCCCCTCTGCCTGGCTCTGGGCTTCTCGCCCCTGGCTACCGTGGCTATTATCGGTACCGCCGGTGCCCTGGGGGACGCGGGCTCCCCCGCCTCAGACTCCACCCTGGGCCCAACCGCAGGTCTGAACGCGGACGGCCAGCACGACCACATCCGCGACTCGGTTATCCCCACCTTCCTCCACTTCAATATTCCTCTACTGATTGCAGGCTGGGTAGCGGCGATGGTGCTCTAG
- a CDS encoding MOSC N-terminal beta barrel domain-containing protein yields MHLTVTHFGYSPLKGARHQARTTAEFSASGPLYNRRWALVSPAERAVLRTVTNPSLMGITTDLIIDGDGTELTLHIPGAGGYTVPALNEAATSTFTSWGAEKQLAVYDDPVNGALSAYLGKPVALAFAPRQNLVYAGAFSLIGTATLAEIARQMNPEQPPNPDEIGTRLRCNLVVETSTPYIEDRWQGTTLTLQAGCGMPAELHGLQLVAGEGIGRCAVIDYQPETGQRTARFLKLLASYRPRNQRGEPTAGIYASLIST; encoded by the coding sequence ATGCACCTGACCGTTACCCACTTTGGCTACAGCCCCCTCAAAGGTGCTCGCCATCAGGCACGCACTACAGCTGAGTTCAGCGCGTCCGGCCCCCTCTATAACCGCCGCTGGGCCCTGGTTTCACCTGCTGAGCGCGCCGTGCTCCGAACTGTTACTAACCCCTCTCTGATGGGCATTACCACAGACCTCATCATTGACGGGGACGGGACGGAACTTACCCTGCACATACCCGGGGCAGGCGGCTACACCGTCCCCGCCCTTAACGAAGCTGCCACCAGCACCTTCACTTCCTGGGGCGCAGAGAAGCAGCTTGCGGTCTACGACGACCCGGTCAACGGAGCCCTCAGCGCCTACCTAGGAAAGCCCGTGGCCCTGGCCTTCGCGCCCCGGCAGAACCTGGTGTACGCCGGGGCCTTCTCGCTCATCGGCACCGCCACCCTGGCCGAGATCGCCCGCCAGATGAACCCTGAACAGCCGCCGAACCCGGATGAGATAGGGACCAGGCTACGCTGTAACCTGGTGGTCGAAACCTCAACGCCCTATATCGAAGATAGGTGGCAGGGGACAACGCTTACCCTCCAGGCAGGATGCGGCATGCCGGCTGAGTTGCACGGTCTGCAGCTTGTTGCCGGTGAAGGTATCGGCAGATGTGCTGTGATTGACTACCAGCCAGAAACCGGCCAGCGCACAGCCAGGTTTCTCAAGCTCTTGGCCTCCTACCGGCCCAGAAACCAGCGCGGTGAGCCAACGGCGGGTATATACGCGAGTCTCATATCTACCTGA